The Filimonas lacunae genomic sequence GGCCAGCTTTGAGGAATATGGATACACCAATCCCGTAGATACTTCTAAAATCCGATTTAAACAGCTGGAAAGCTTTTATCCTATGAACTAGCAAAGGCGATGTTATAACAGTGCCTTTAGTGCCTGGATATATGTGTCGGGTGCCGGATGCTGTGGATTAAGCTGGTGCGCCCTTTCAAAATAGGGCAGTGCTTTCACATATTCGCCTTTTTTATAGTAACATTCTCCTATAGAAAACTCCGCAAGCATACTTTCGGGGTTTTGTGTGAGGGAAAGCGTAAAATCTTCAATGGCTTCGTCCCATAAACCCAGATCCATTTTACAGAAAGCACGATTGTCAATAGCCTCGTAAAAGTAGGGTAGCAGGTCTATGGCTTTGGAATAGGCGTCAATGGCCTCGTGGTGCAGCTGCTGGTTGGTGAATTCGTAGGCAGTGCTGTAATACCGTTGAGCAATGGGGATATAGTCTTCGGGGCGAAGGGTTTCCTGCAGGTAAGTATGATAACCGATTAAATCGGCGGCTATTACAGGCTGGTGGGCCAGTAAAACCGGGTTATTGAAACCTGTGGCGCTGATGGGGGCGTGGTAACCGTAAATTTCCAGATCGTCTACCTGCTCTGCGTTGGGTAATTGTGTAACAGGCGCAAAATGCATCACATGCCAGGTGGCATATTCCTGCACCAGCAGTTTAAAAATATGGTAATTGTTGTCGATGACTGTGTAAAAGATATCGCCTTCAGTAAAGCCGGAATTGCTCATAATTAGGGTTGTTTTGGGTAAAGCTATTTCCTTTCCCCGGTAAAAAAGGAAATGCACCGGCAAAAAATTACCTTTGCCGCATGAAGTTTGAGCAATACCACATTTCTGATGAAATTAAAGAGCGTTTGGCTGAATTAGGCTTTAAGCGTCCTACGGACATACAGTTTAAAGCCATTCCCCCCATTTTAAAAGGAGATGATGTGCTGGCTATTGCCCAAACGGGTACCGGTAAAACGGCGGCTTTTGCAATTCCTTTGTTGCATTTACTGTACCAGAACAATATTGAACACATGCGTAAATACCAGGTGAAATGCCTGGTGATGGTGCCAACACGTGAACTGGCGGTGCAGATAGCCTCTGTGTTCCGGGATATTGGTAAAAACCTGCGTTTAAACATTGTGGGCGTATTTGGCGGGGTAGAGCAGGAGCAGCAGATTAAATTGCTGGAGAAGGGCGTGGATGTATTAATTGCTACTCCGGGTCGTATGTTTGATTTGATTCACCAGGAAAAGATTGACTTGAGCCGTTTAAAAACATTGGTGCTGGACGAAGCCGATCATATGCTGGACCTTGGCTTTATCCGGGATATTCGCGATGTACTGCGACATATCACGCATCCGCACCAGACTTTATTCTTTTCGGCCACCATTGATGCGGATATTAAAGAGATTGCTTACTCCCTGGTTCGTAATCCTATCCGTATTCAGATATCGCCGCAAGACCCGGTTTCCAGAAATGTAAGTCATGCTGTGACCTATATTGAAATGGATGACAAACGTTTTTTCCTGGAACGCCTGGTGAAAGAATTTCCCGATAAAAAAATGCTGGTATTTGTGCGCACCAAAGTACGAGCAGAGCGTGTGGCAGCTGCTATGGAAAGGGTTGAGATTGCCACTTTAACCATGCACGGAGGTAAAGAGCAGGGCGACCGTTTGCAGGTAATGAATGAGTTTAAGAAAGGGGATGTGAAAATGCTGATCACTACAGATGTGAATGCAAGGGGCATTGACATTCCTAATGTAGACTGGGTGGTGAACTATGATTTACCGGATGAGCCGGAAAACTATGTGCACCGTGTTGGGCGTACCGGTCGTGGTGTACAGAAGGGGCAGGCTATTTCTTTTTGCAGCACGGAAGAAAAGCCGTTACTGAACGATATACAAAAGTACCTGGGCAAGCCTATACATGAAATGCAGATTGATAATGCAGCGTATAAGGAAACGATCAGCTTCTCTGATGAAGTGCCTAATGATAACTGGAAACTGCTGATAGAAAAAGACAACGAAGCGGCTGCCAAAGCCAAACGTAAAAAGAAAAAGAAATAATTATATATATATTAGAATACCCCCGGCTTATACCGGGGGTAAGCAGTTGACAATAAAACATATGTCTTCCGCACCGTGCCGGTCAAGAACTCCGGACGGTTACAATTCCATTTTTACTTATTACTGATTAATACAGGTAGTTCAATGCTATGATATCATAGCTGTTGAAGGTGCGGTTGCCACCGTTTGAACAGGCCAGCATCCAGGAATTGGCGTTGGCTGTTGAAGGGGTGCCTGGAATAAGAATAGCGCCTACATTGGATGCGCCTTCGTTTACTGCACTGCCGCCGCAGCTGTAAGCCCTGTTATAGTAATCGGTGTGACGGAAACCGATACAGTGACCAATTTCGTGCTGTATTACAGAACCCACATATAATACGTTGGGGTTGCTGCCATAAGCGGCTGAATTGGTGTTCATCAGGATGCTGCTGTAAGGCGCACCTGAGCTGGTTGGAAAACCAGACGAACCAAGTGTAATGTACCCACCGCTTGGACCCTGGTTAAAGCCGGTAATGGTAATAGCGGCTGTGCCAGAGGTAATGCGGGAGAAGGTAATGCTAAGGCCAAGGCGGTTATACCGGGCAATAGCTGTGTCGGTACCTGCAATAAAAGCGCTTCCCAGGTTGCTTACTTTAACAGTAATGTTCCGGGGGGCAGACACCACGTTGGTAGTTCTGTACTGTTCTGTGCCTGCTATACGTAGCAACTTTGCAGAGTTGTTGCCATTCAGCAGTTCTTCAGTAAGTACAATGTCTCCTTCTACCAGGTAACCATCATTCACTTTACGAACGCCGTCCGTTCCAAAACCCAGGTTCTTGATTTTTACCAGTGTTTCTGCACTGATAGGTGCTGGTTCGGTGTTGATGTTAGCGTCGTGTTTTTGACAGGAAGTAGCAAATGCGCCAATAGCCAGCGCGAGGAGGAAGTGTTTTCTCATATGTATGTAAATTTCATCTAAAATAAAATGTGGATGTCATAAATGCAATTAATATGTTAATTATTTATTTACTTTTAATAACAAATTTTATAAATGAAAAAATATTTGCTGCTTATACATATATTTTTTCTTTCAACCGTTGCGTTCACCCAGGAAAATAACCAGCTGAAAGAACCTATAACACCTGCACTGCATCACAGGCTTTCGCCTGCTATTACAAAATCGCTGAAAGATAGTGCTGTGGCAGAGCGTCGTATTTATACTATCACGGTATCTGATACCGCTGCATTTGAACTTTTTTTACACGAAAACAGGAACACCATACAGGTGAAAGGGTACTGGAAAGAAACGAGCCTGTATTTAATAGCTACCAGCACACGCATTTTTTACAAACATATTATGCCTTTACCTTACCTGGTATTTGCAGATGCACGCACCACGCGGCCACATACAGAACTGGCTATAAGTGATTTTAATCATACCTATAATACGATCAATACCACGCATGCCATGTTTCCATCCGTTACCGGAGAAGGGATCACCGTGTCTGTTAAAGAGAACTTGTTTGATACTACTGATATTGATATCCGCCATCGTATAAAGCCTACTGCAATAGCTAGTAACACTACCGCCACACATGCCAGCACTATGGCTACTTTAATAGGTGGTGCAGGTAATACCTACTATACCGGAAGGGGTGTTGCTAAAGCGGTAACCTTATCTTCCTCCAGTTTTGATGTGCTGCTGCCCGATACCAATGCATATAGCTTATATGGTATCAGCGTACAAAATCATTCTTATGGTGTGGATATTGAAAATTATTATGGCAGTGATGCGGCTGCTTATGATGCCAGCATGATAAAAGATACAGCGCTGGTGCATGTGTTTTCTACGGGCAACATAGGAACGGATAAAGCGGTGGGGGGCAGGTATGATGGCATACCCGGCTATTCTAACCTCACCGGCAGTTTTAAAATGGCTAAGAACATTATTACAGTGGGGGCTATCGATTCATTGTATAATGTTTCGGCATTGAGTTCGCGCGGGCCGGCTTATGATGGACGTGTAAAGCCCGAACTGGTGGCTTATGGCCAGAATGGAAGTTCGGAAGCAGCAGCCCTGGTAAGTGGTGCGGCTGTGTTGTTGCAGCATGCTTACCGGCAGCAGCATAGCAATGCTTTACCTGCCAGTGCTTTGGTGAAGGCTATGCTGGTAAACAGTGCCAGTGATGTGTTGCAGAAAGGGCCTGACTTTACTTCGGGTTATGGTGTGGCCAATGTATATAAGGCTATGCAAGCCCTGGTGAATGGTCAATGGATGCAAGGCAGTATACAGCAGGGGCAAACCGTAACCCTGCCACTTACTATACCCGGCAATAGCAGTAGTGCCAAAATTACCCTGGTATGGAATGATGTTGCTGCAACACCTAATGCGGCAACTGCACTGGTAAATGATGTAGACTTAGAATTGTATCAACCGGCAACCAACACCGTTTGGCAGCCCTGGGTGTTGAACACGGCGGCTTCTATTGATTCATTACAATTGCCCGCTGTGAGGGGCAGGGATAGCATCAATACGCTGGAACAGGTTACGCTGGATAACCCGCCAGCCGGTAGCTGGCAAATACGTGTAAAAGGCCGTACGGTAAAAGGTATACAGCCTTTTTATATCGCTTACCAATTTGACACGGCAGAGACATTTACCTGGCTGGCTCCCAGGCATACAGATAACTGCATACCTGCCAGCACCAATATATTAAAATGGGAATATCATGGCGCACAAACCACCGGGCAACTGGATATCAGCTACGATAAAGGTGTGCACTGGCAGGTGCTGGAAGCACAGGTGCCGTTACAGGCACCTTACTATAAATGGTATGCTCCGGATACTTTTACAACGGCACTGGCCCGGTTAACGATTGCAGGTACCCGGTATCTTTCCGATACGTTCTCCATTTCCTATCAACAATATCCGGCCGTAGGTTTTAACTGCACAGATTCACTTATGTTGTACTGGCCTTCTTTGCCTGGTGCAGTAAGTTATCAACTTTACCAGTTAAAGGATAAATACCTGGAGCTGTTACAGGGGCATATCACAGATACCAGCCTGGTAGTATATCTTCCCGATGCTGCTTATGCCTATTACGCGGTAGCCCCGGTAAATGGGGACGGGCAACCAGGGGGCATTAGTTACTCTATTAATTACCAGCAGCAGGGGGTGGCCTGTTATTTTTATGGCTTACTGGCCGATTACCAGGGCGATAATACAGGCCTTATCACTGCACAATTAGGCAGCTTATATAATGTAAAAGCAATTAGTATAGAAAAGCAGGTGGGAAACGGCTGGAAGGTATTAAAGAGTTATACCGTTAGCGATGATAAAATATATACCATAACGGACAGTAGCCTGGTAAGTGGCCCTAATAATTACCGAGCTACACTTACCACCACATCTGGTAGCTATATTACCAGTGAGGTGGCCAGTTTGTATTATTGGAAGGAGGACGAATACATTGTGTATCCTAACCCGGTTCGCACCGGCCAATTATTACAATTACTGTCGCAGGACCCTTTTAATAAAGTAGCAAGTCTCTATAGCATCAATGGCGCAAAAGTGTGGCAGCAAACAATTGCCAATACGCTGGAACAGCTTCCGGTGGCACATTTGCCTGCGGGCGTGTATGTGCTGGTTATTTACAACAGCGAGGGCAAAATGCTTACCACCAAAAAGATCGTTATTCAATAATAAAGGGGGAAGGGGATACCACTGCGCTAAAAAGGTATCCCAAGGTTTACGTACGGTATTACTTTTTTCGACTGTTCTGAATACATAGCACTTATTTCCAGTGGCCCTAACAGGAAGTTATAGCCGAAAGTAAGGGCATACCCACTTAAATAGCTGGCTTTTCCTATGCGGGAGTTGGAGGTGATAACATCGCGATAAAGCAGGTTGGCCCTGCCGGTAATAAAGATATTGGTGTACATCTGGTAGCGTAGTGCCAGTTGAAAATTGGCCACACTGCTGCTGTAGGTGGTGCCTTCATTTAAGCCGGCGAATAATATCTGGTTTCGGAATTCGGTGCTAAGGCCGCCTACATAATAAGCATTTAACGGGCCTTGTTTATCGTTAAAGTTTACACCGGCCTGCAGATACTCAATAAGGGTAACGCGTTTGGTAACCGGTACATAATGTACAAAGGTAAATGTAGCGCGGGTAAACGCGCCATAATTAAAACCCAGGGAGTCTGCTGTTACGGCTTTACCGGTGCGATAAAAGTCAACCTCTGGCGATGTACCATACACTCCACCTACTTCCAGGTTAATTTTTACGCCTTTATGCGGGTATACACCGTTGCTTAAGGAGTTGTATTTATAGAAGGCATAGGTATTGTGTTGCTGGTTGCTGCCTTTTACTTCCAGGTTATTGGTAGATATGCCCGGTGTGTAATGGAAGGCTTCAAAACGATGTCCTACACCCAGCGACATGTTACGGGTAAAAGAAGCAGAGAAATTGGCCTCTGCCTTAAAGTACAATTGCTGGTATACACCATCTCTTTCGCTGGTGTTATTGTAGGTATTAAAACCTACCTGTTCCAGTTGCAACAGGCTGTTGATGGATATACGGTCAAGACGGTCTAAATACTGCAAATGCTCTGCACGCAGGCGCATGTTTTCACCAATGTTCACCGTAACCAGGCTGCGTGAACGGGAATAAGGAACAAAGAAGTCGCGCGAGGTAAGGTTGCCTATTAAGCTGATACCGCTAAAGGTATTATAGTGAATGCCCAGTTTGGCAAAGGTGAGGGGGTGCTCCTCGGCTGTAAAAATGATTTTGGCAGTGGAATCGGTCAATGGCTCCAGGCGGTAAATGATCTTCTTATAATATCGGGTGCCAAAAGCGACCCGGATATGATCGTTCAGGCTTTGAGCGGAGTACCATTTATTGCGCGCAAACTGCATCAGGCTTAAGAAAAAGTAACGATTGGTGCGGTGTAAGCCCTCAATGGCATAGTCCGTAATCTTTACTTCATTCACCTGTGGCAGCGGAGTAGGCGGTACTGTGTCTTTGCCATAAAGACGATCCAGCGAATCGGCCAGTTTTTTAAACGTGGGATACATTTTGCGGCCTGCTTCAATACCTTCATTGATAATTTCATCGCTGGAGCTAAAGCTGCCCATAGTGTAGTTTTCCAGTTGATGATTCACCAGCACCTGGCAAAGTTGTTTTTCTTTGTTGGTGTTTTCATCTTCTCTGAAAAAGGCAATCTGTAGTAATATCTGGAATACGTTATTGATCTTTTCTGCCGGTAATAAGCCACCGGATACGTTGCTGCCAATAACAAAATCTGCTCCCATGTCAATAGCGTCATGTACCGGGAAGTTGCGTACAATGCCACCATCTACCAGTTTACGGCCCTGGTATTCTACGGCAGTGAACACTGAAGGGATGGCCATGCTGCTGCGCACGGCGCTTACTATTTCGCCGCGGTCCAGCACCACTGCCTGCCCGCTGGATACGTCAGTGGCAATACAGCGGAACTTTTTAGGAAACTTCATAAAGTCCTTCATCTTATACACGGGGAAAAAGAACTCACTGAATTTGAGCCATAGCTCTTCCGATTCCAGCATACCGCTGGGCAGGCGGAAGCCGCTGTTTACCCAGGGTAGTTCTATGGCATATTTATCGTACTCTTCTTTTTCTTCCATGCCCATGGAATGCAGGGATGCTGCGTTGGACATCATTAAATCCCAGTTGGTGGTGCGGGCAATTTTTTCCAGGCTGTCGGCTGTATAACCAGAGGCATATAAAGCGCCGATAATACTGCCCATGCTGGTGCCTGTAACATAATCGATTTTTAAACCGGCTGAGTCGATGGCTTTCAAAATGCCGATATGAGCAAGCCCTTTGGCGCCTCCGCCGCTAAGGGTTACGCCTATGTGAGGTCTTGTGTGACGTGCGGGCTGGGCAACAGCAAAAAAAGGTACACATA encodes the following:
- a CDS encoding tetratricopeptide repeat protein translates to MSNSGFTEGDIFYTVIDNNYHIFKLLVQEYATWHVMHFAPVTQLPNAEQVDDLEIYGYHAPISATGFNNPVLLAHQPVIAADLIGYHTYLQETLRPEDYIPIAQRYYSTAYEFTNQQLHHEAIDAYSKAIDLLPYFYEAIDNRAFCKMDLGLWDEAIEDFTLSLTQNPESMLAEFSIGECYYKKGEYVKALPYFERAHQLNPQHPAPDTYIQALKALL
- a CDS encoding DEAD/DEAH box helicase; amino-acid sequence: MKFEQYHISDEIKERLAELGFKRPTDIQFKAIPPILKGDDVLAIAQTGTGKTAAFAIPLLHLLYQNNIEHMRKYQVKCLVMVPTRELAVQIASVFRDIGKNLRLNIVGVFGGVEQEQQIKLLEKGVDVLIATPGRMFDLIHQEKIDLSRLKTLVLDEADHMLDLGFIRDIRDVLRHITHPHQTLFFSATIDADIKEIAYSLVRNPIRIQISPQDPVSRNVSHAVTYIEMDDKRFFLERLVKEFPDKKMLVFVRTKVRAERVAAAMERVEIATLTMHGGKEQGDRLQVMNEFKKGDVKMLITTDVNARGIDIPNVDWVVNYDLPDEPENYVHRVGRTGRGVQKGQAISFCSTEEKPLLNDIQKYLGKPIHEMQIDNAAYKETISFSDEVPNDNWKLLIEKDNEAAAKAKRKKKKK
- a CDS encoding M57 family metalloprotease, with amino-acid sequence MRKHFLLALAIGAFATSCQKHDANINTEPAPISAETLVKIKNLGFGTDGVRKVNDGYLVEGDIVLTEELLNGNNSAKLLRIAGTEQYRTTNVVSAPRNITVKVSNLGSAFIAGTDTAIARYNRLGLSITFSRITSGTAAITITGFNQGPSGGYITLGSSGFPTSSGAPYSSILMNTNSAAYGSNPNVLYVGSVIQHEIGHCIGFRHTDYYNRAYSCGGSAVNEGASNVGAILIPGTPSTANANSWMLACSNGGNRTFNSYDIIALNYLY
- a CDS encoding S8 family peptidase, with amino-acid sequence MKKYLLLIHIFFLSTVAFTQENNQLKEPITPALHHRLSPAITKSLKDSAVAERRIYTITVSDTAAFELFLHENRNTIQVKGYWKETSLYLIATSTRIFYKHIMPLPYLVFADARTTRPHTELAISDFNHTYNTINTTHAMFPSVTGEGITVSVKENLFDTTDIDIRHRIKPTAIASNTTATHASTMATLIGGAGNTYYTGRGVAKAVTLSSSSFDVLLPDTNAYSLYGISVQNHSYGVDIENYYGSDAAAYDASMIKDTALVHVFSTGNIGTDKAVGGRYDGIPGYSNLTGSFKMAKNIITVGAIDSLYNVSALSSRGPAYDGRVKPELVAYGQNGSSEAAALVSGAAVLLQHAYRQQHSNALPASALVKAMLVNSASDVLQKGPDFTSGYGVANVYKAMQALVNGQWMQGSIQQGQTVTLPLTIPGNSSSAKITLVWNDVAATPNAATALVNDVDLELYQPATNTVWQPWVLNTAASIDSLQLPAVRGRDSINTLEQVTLDNPPAGSWQIRVKGRTVKGIQPFYIAYQFDTAETFTWLAPRHTDNCIPASTNILKWEYHGAQTTGQLDISYDKGVHWQVLEAQVPLQAPYYKWYAPDTFTTALARLTIAGTRYLSDTFSISYQQYPAVGFNCTDSLMLYWPSLPGAVSYQLYQLKDKYLELLQGHITDTSLVVYLPDAAYAYYAVAPVNGDGQPGGISYSINYQQQGVACYFYGLLADYQGDNTGLITAQLGSLYNVKAISIEKQVGNGWKVLKSYTVSDDKIYTITDSSLVSGPNNYRATLTTTSGSYITSEVASLYYWKEDEYIVYPNPVRTGQLLQLLSQDPFNKVASLYSINGAKVWQQTIANTLEQLPVAHLPAGVYVLVIYNSEGKMLTTKKIVIQ
- a CDS encoding patatin-like phospholipase family protein; translation: MHDNRLILFIILCVPFFAVAQPARHTRPHIGVTLSGGGAKGLAHIGILKAIDSAGLKIDYVTGTSMGSIIGALYASGYTADSLEKIARTTNWDLMMSNAASLHSMGMEEKEEYDKYAIELPWVNSGFRLPSGMLESEELWLKFSEFFFPVYKMKDFMKFPKKFRCIATDVSSGQAVVLDRGEIVSAVRSSMAIPSVFTAVEYQGRKLVDGGIVRNFPVHDAIDMGADFVIGSNVSGGLLPAEKINNVFQILLQIAFFREDENTNKEKQLCQVLVNHQLENYTMGSFSSSDEIINEGIEAGRKMYPTFKKLADSLDRLYGKDTVPPTPLPQVNEVKITDYAIEGLHRTNRYFFLSLMQFARNKWYSAQSLNDHIRVAFGTRYYKKIIYRLEPLTDSTAKIIFTAEEHPLTFAKLGIHYNTFSGISLIGNLTSRDFFVPYSRSRSLVTVNIGENMRLRAEHLQYLDRLDRISINSLLQLEQVGFNTYNNTSERDGVYQQLYFKAEANFSASFTRNMSLGVGHRFEAFHYTPGISTNNLEVKGSNQQHNTYAFYKYNSLSNGVYPHKGVKINLEVGGVYGTSPEVDFYRTGKAVTADSLGFNYGAFTRATFTFVHYVPVTKRVTLIEYLQAGVNFNDKQGPLNAYYVGGLSTEFRNQILFAGLNEGTTYSSSVANFQLALRYQMYTNIFITGRANLLYRDVITSNSRIGKASYLSGYALTFGYNFLLGPLEISAMYSEQSKKVIPYVNLGIPF